In Eremothecium gossypii ATCC 10895 chromosome IV, complete sequence, the genomic stretch ACGTCAAGATGAGGAAATGGGGAGTGACAGAATGATCGTGTGGCACCAAATAACAGCAAATGAATATGGGCGCTAAGGAAGATTGCAGCGACGCCGAAAAGTTGAGCAGCGAAGGGTCCGAGCCAGCGAGCCTTCGACAGTCGATAAAGCCGCGACACGTATTCATGATTTCCATGGCGACTGGAATTGGCACAGGGTTGCTTGTGGGGAATGGTAAGTCAATTGCTACGGCGGGTGTCGGGGGCACGTTGATCGGCTACCTCATCATCGGGGTAATGGTTGTGTGCTGCATGCAGTCAGTTGGAGAGCTCGTGGTGGCGTTTCCATCGCTCGCAGGAGGGTTCAACTCATACGGCAAGAAGTTCATTGATCCTTCGCTTGGGTTCTGTGTTTCATGGCTTTTTTGTCTCCAGTGGATGGTGGTCCTTCCACTTGAGCTTGTGACGGCTTCGATGACAATCAAATACTGGAACAGCAATCTATCGCCGAGCTTGTTTGTGTCGGCCTTCTACATTTTAATATGCATTGTGAACTTCTTTGGATCTGGCGGATATGCAGAGGCCGAATTCATATTCAACTGTGTAAAGGTCATGGTCCTTGCGAGCTTTATTGTATTGGGCATTGTTATCATCACAGGCGGACTCGGAAACAGTGGTCCTATAGGATTTCAGTACTTAAAAACTCCAGGGGCATTCAACACAAATTACAACGTGTTCAAGGCTACCGCTGGTACGTTGGTTAACGCAGCCTTTTCGTGCGGCGGGGTGGAGTTTCTAGCGCTCTCTGCTGCGGAACAAAACCGGGATAATATGCCCAAAAGTATCCGACGGGCTTGCAGGCAGGTTTCTATTCGGATGTTCGTGTTCTATTTGCTATCCATTTCGGTTGTAGGGCTTTTGGTGCCCTACGACTCGCCTATGTTGATGGGATCCGGGTCTGACACAACGCACACGTCGCCATATGTCGCAGCTATAGCACTGCATGGCGTGAGGATAGTGCCCCACATAATCAACGCTGTTATACTCATCGCAGTGGTATCTGTGGCGAATAGTGCCATGTACTCATCATCCCGGACTTTGCATTCTCTTGCGGAGCAGAATTTTGCTCCGAGATACTTTGCTCTGTTGAATAAACACGGGCAGCCTATGCGCTGTCTCGTTGTCAGTGCCATAGTGGGACTCATTTCCTTTATTGCAGAGTACCGAGATCAGGAAGCGGTTTTCGTGTGGTTGCTTTCAATTAGTGGTTTGTCCACAATATTCACTTGGACAACCATCTGTATTGCACACATCCGATTCCGAAACGCCCTCAAATTGCAGGGCCAGTCTCTAGACACCTTGGGCTATCGCTCAAACACAGGAGTCATCGGCTCCTATATAGCCACTGCCATCAATGTTGTGGTCATCATTGTCCAATTCTGGGTATCTCTATTTCCGTTGGAGAATAACGGCAAACCGGACGCCGTCAAGTTTTTCCAAAACTATATGGCGGTGCCTGTTGCAGTCCTACTCTATCTCGGTCACAAGCTATATACAAACGACTGGACCCCTTGGATCCGCACACACTGCGTTGACATCAATACTGACCGCGATGTCTACGCACCATCGGATGACCTATCCACCAAGGGAGTTGTCAAGCTCGCCCCCGCAGTGCAATCTGCCCGTTCCATCGCTAGCTCAGCGCTGTCAGAGTCGCCCCCAGAGCCCATCTCGCAAAAAGCGCATCAACCTGAGCGGcccagcagcggcagctgaCGTCCAGACTCGGTGGACAATGGACGCCGACACCTGCAGCCATGCAGTTCTGTTGCATCATATGCTGCCTAAATACGCACTTATGTTAATAGATAACATATACCAACTTTATAATCAGAATATTACGTTACGGTCTTCACTACATATCATATCTTAAGTAATCATATGCACAATACTCGAGATATGGTCCGGGTAATGTTTAATACTCTGTTACCCGGATCATGGTGAAAATTTTAGCTTCAAGCTCTTGTACAGGCATCAAACGTTGAAGACTTGGTTGCAGTCAAACCGGTAGTGGGCCAAAAGGAGTAGCATGAGCAGCAGCAATCTGTCTTCTATATTGCGCAACTCACGCATTGCGCAAGTACCCAAGCCTAAAGGCCCTCTTTTCTCTCCGGACAAGAAGTATGTGCCAACTCATCAGCTGATTGAGAATAAGGCGTCAACGATGCACCGTCAAGAGTGGGGTATGAAGTCGAGCATTCCTTCGAGGTCAAAATCACGCTACTTGATTTTTGATGAACTGGACACACAGCAGCGATTGACATCTTTTGAGGCGATCGGGCAGTACCAGTGGAATAGAATCCGTATCCAGGAGTTAGGAGTTGTACCTGAGCGGGCGACAGCTGGAAATTCGTTCCAAACAAGTGCTGACGCCAACGCGCCTTCTAACCCTCTATTCAGTGGGTTTTCCAGCAGACTATCCGCACGGACGCCGTTGAGTTCATTTTTTGGTCTAACCTCGAAAAGCGACGCTAAGCAATGGAAGGCAGCAGAGAAGAAAGTTGCGGCTCTGCGTCCTGCATTCAAGAAATGGCTACAAGATCATCACCCCCATTTGATAATCCATAAGGATCAGATGGACCCTGCTGACTTCCGGAAGCGCGCAGTTGAATTCATTACGGAGATTGCTACGCGGTCCTCCGGAGCTGGCGGCAGCTGGAAAGTCGTTGGTAACGGTGGATTGACATACGGCCTGAAAGGTAGGCTGCAACAGTCTCCGCTTGGTATTAAACAGAACACAGTTGTTGAAGGAAGAATCCTGCAGACTAACGGCATGGAGAAGTCGGTGGCCGCCGCAGGCTTTGTCGGAAATGGCATGCTAGGTACCAACTTGCGGAAGGTGGACTACGCTATGGGTGATCTAGTCAGAACAGCGCGCTTCCCATTCGAAGTGAAGCAGGCTAGACTGCTTGAAAATGGCAGATTGCTCATGGATATGTCTTTGATCGAACCCAAGAACACAGCCAGAAAGTACGGTTACGGCGCGAAGGAGAATAAGAATAGGACCTATATTTTCCAGAGAGGCGCTGTCAACGAGCGGAAAATCAGCTCTGAAGAATCCGCCCAACaggcggaggagctgctgaaTATTCTGACGAATTTTGAGAACTGACTGCCAACATACATGTAAATACAGATATAATGCTCAAATAAATATAAATTGTCGACTCACAGCGCTCACATGAGAACTCCTTTGGTTGATGGCACGTCGTCCGTTCCAGTCCGCGTTAGCGCATCCCGCAAGGCCACTGCCACCGCCTTGAAAGCGCTTTCGCTACGATGGTGATCGTTTGTTCCCCGCAGACAGTCAACATGGAGTGTTACGCGGGCAGACTCAGCAAAAGACTGCAGAAAGTGCGGTATCATCTCCGTAGACAGGTCCCCGATCTTTTCACGCCGTAGCCCCAAATCAACTACTGCATATGGCCGGTTCGACAGATCAACAACAGCTCGGCTGAGGGCCTCATCAAGCGGGGCAAACCCGGTCCCAAACCGCTTCACGCCTCTTACCTGGCCAATAGCTTCCCGTAGTGCCTGACCAAGGGCTAGACCACAGTCTTCTGTCGTATGATGGTCGTCTATGTGCAAATCCCCAACGCATTCGACAATCAGTGACCACCCACTGTGCTTTGCCAGTGCATGAATCATATGGTCCAGGAACCCTACTCCCGTCTGTACATTAATTACTTGAGACGAGGATGCTTGGTGAGCCACTGTAGTCTTCGCTCCCCCTAGAATCGACTGTCCTATTTCCAAAGGCCCACCATTCAGCGCCAAAGCAATTTGTACTTGTGTCTCATGTGTTATACGCTTGACAAACGCTCGCTGCGTCTCCGACATGCTCCTTTGTGTTGTACCTGTCTGGCTGGTGCTGGATGTGGGAGTCACCTAGTGGACTTTTCAACATTGCGTACCAATCTGGGAAAAACTTTTCAGCGTTCTAGCCTCGATGAGCTGACGAACAACGAGAAGAGTTCAACAAGTAACGAAGCGGCAGCATGAACAGGAGCTTCATTCGTTCGCTAACTTCAAAGGTCAAGAGTGCCGTCAAGGTTCCTCACAGCGAACATCTGCACGGCCAAAATAAGTTCGAACGAAATTTCCCGGTATTCCAGAGGAAGAAGGCATGGGAAAGGGATGGTATGGACAAGGATGAATGGTTCAGGAAGAAATATGCGCATGTGCATGCAAGAGAAGCTAGTAGGAAGAGGGATGCGCATACAGAAACAAGTAAGACACCACAGGTACGCAAGagggcagcagcgccagtCGGCGATGCGCAGCCCCGTCGTAGCTCATTTAAGTCCCGGCATGCATTCGATCCGCTGACGCCAGACCCGCTGTTGGATAGGATATACGGGCGTAACAGTATACTCCTGGCGCTGCAAAGCAACAGGCGCGAGTACTTCGTGCGTCTATTGCACTCGGGAAATTTGGACCCACAAATTGCCAAACTGGCAGGACAACTCGGCATTAAGGTTCAGTCTGCCCAGCGGCACCAGCTAAATATGATGACCAACAACGCTGTGCATAACGGACTAGTATTGGAAGCTAAGCCCCTGTACCCGCAGGAGATCAATGCACTAGGTGCGGTTGATCATGAAGCGGGCACCTTTGAACTGATCGACCAATGGAGCAACAACGGCACAGCACAGAAGGTACCCTTCCTCCAAAGCGCGAAGAAGCGGTACCCCGTGGGTCTGTATCTGGATGAGGTTGTGGACCCGCATAATGTAGGCGCTATTCTGCGCAGTGCCTATTTTCTAGGTGCTGACTTcgtagccgtttctcacAGGAACAGCGCACCGCTCTCTGCCGCCGTCTCGAAGACCAGCAGTGGAGCACTGGAAGTCCTTCCTATCTACAGTGTTGACAAACCGCTGCAGTTTTTTGAACGTTCGAGAGACGAGCATGATTGGGTCTTCGTCGCCAGTCATCTGACGCAGGGACCGGGGATCAGCTCCCACGTAAAAAATAGGGTCCTTCCAATAGAAGACATGGCAGACCTTGCTCAGTCTTCGCCTGTGATGCTTGTCGTTGGCAACGAGGGCACTGGAATCAGGTCCaacctgcagcagcggaGTGACTTCTTCGTGCAAGTGCCGTTTGGCCGTGCAGACGAACCGCAACTAGTGGACTCACTAAACGTCAGTGTCGCAGCCGCACTACTGTTACGCAGTCTTCTGAGTTGAGCTCTACATTATGTAAATATCTATCAGTTGTGGCATGATAAATACACGGCGCTATTACACTAACAGAAGTCTCTGGTATTTTACCCTTGCTGCCGGCGCAGCTTGtcgccagcagcgcagcTACACCATCCGATGTATCTGTGTGTCATTTTCCACCCTGGATAGGTCAGACAACTGCCCCCACCACTCAAACAAGTAGCTTTGGCAGATCAACTTGAACCACGGGGTGAATTTTAGTTCCGGATTCGCGAACATCTCCTTCAATTCGTGCTGTGTCACCCACCGCGAGTTCCGCACTTCGTTAGGGTTCGGATCCACGGTAAGGGTGCAGCCGTCAGACACGCGGTAGAAAAGGATATAGTCAATTTCGTGCTCGCCCCACGGTCCGTTGCTGGGCGCCATGTAGTGGATACGGTTCAAAAAGTGGAACTTGCCCCGCTTCAACGTCTGCGCTGGCGGAATACCCAACTCGTGCTCCAACTTGCGCACCGCAGCCGTCCAGGCGCCCTGCACCTTCGCCTCCAACGTGCCCTTGAGCCCCACCTCGGCATCCACACAGAGCGGGTGCGAGCAGCACGTATTGGTCCACAAGTCTGGGAAGGTGATTTTCTCGGTCGCACGCTGCTGCAACAACAAGCGCCCGTCCGCGCTGAACACGAACACAGAGAAGGCTCGGTGGAGAAGGCCCTTGTCGATGTTCTCCATTAGGTGACACAACTTCTTCGTCCCCGCACCGATCGGCTCGTCGTCCCAGTCCACGATGATGCAGTTCTCGTTCATCAACTTTATCTGCTCCTCATCGTGCCCCGTAAAAACACTGTCTTTGTGCTCGTCCCCGGAAGACGCGCTCGAATGGGTGTTGGGCCGGTTGTTGATGGGGATTATCTCGGGGAACTGTTCGAGCACCTCCTCCTGTGTCAAAGACTTCACCAGTACCGCGTACGGCGACATACGCTCCTTGCCCACCCGCTGCATCACCACCTTGCCTTGAACTACAACCGACATCCCTGCTATCCGCCTTGTATACTGCGCTTTTGTGCCGCTGGCTTGCAACGCTTGCGAGAACGAAACCCGCCGTCCCGCTGTTATATCTTTTTCCAGTGCGGCGAGCGCCGGGCTGCCATCGCAGCCGCAACCCCCACGTGACCACAgccgccggccgccgcgccgcaCGCCAACAACTGCCGCCGGCTCTCCGCCCCACTCCCCGCGCCGACGCCCTGCCCGTATCTTTATCTGGTCAGGGATGCCGCGATGGGGCAgccggcagcagctgaCGTCAGCCGCTGATCTAATCCGTTTGCCCCGCGTCACGTGGCTGCTTATGAGATGCCGGGTAACCGCCGCGGGTGTCGGGGCCGCAGTTGCCTTCGGCAAAGGCGCCCACAGCGACCAGCACGCTGGAATGTTGCAGAGCACGGTGAAAAATCGGCGTCTGCGTGGCCTGGTAGGGCCACGTAGTATAAGAAGCGGGGGTTGGGCGCTCAGCGGTCGGGCCAGTGCCGTCAAGCAGAGCAAGACTAAAGATGTCAAGCAGATCAAACGTGAAAAGACCGGACAGCAGCGTACGGGATCGGAAGCTGGAGCCGCTCTATGCGCAGCTGAAGAAGGTGGACCAGGAGGTCACTGCTGTGCGCAAGCAGATTGACGAGATGCAGGTGGGCGAAGGGTCGCAGGAGAGCAAGCAGAAGCTGCACGAGCAGCTGAAGGAGATCATACGGGCGCAGTCGGACCTTAAGGGCAAGCGCCAGCAGATCCACGACCGGATCAAGCAGCTCGACGCGCAGATCAAGCGCAAGACGGGCGAGGTGGCGGAGCGCGTGGGGCGCAAGAGCGCGTACTCGAGCGGCGAGGAGATCCGGGAGCGTCTGGCGCAGATCGACGAGGAGATTTCGTCGGGCGGGCTGTCGCTGGTGGAGGAAAAGCTGCGGGTGAAGGAGATGCAGGCGCTGAACAAGCTGGCGAAGGACCTGCAGCAGGTAGAGCCTGTGAAGCGGTCGATCGAGGAGGACCGCGCGGCGATTGCGGAGCTGAAGGCGAAGCTGAACAGCCTGAACCCGAAGGAGGTGTCTGCGCAGTTCGAGTCGACGCAGGCGAAGCTGAACCAGCTGCAGTCCAAGAACCAGGTGGTCTACGACCAGCGCTCGCGGCTGTTCACCAAGCGGTCCGCGCTGTACAGCAAGCGGGACGAGATCTTTGCGCAGATCAAGAAGATCCGCGGGGACTTTGACAACGAGTTCAAGGCATACAAAAAGAAGCTGGACGATGACCGCATAAAGCGCGAGGAAGAGGAGCGTATTTCACGCGTGCTCGAGGACAAGGAAGAGAAGATGGGCAAGTTGCAGGAGAAACTGATCCACGCGCACAAGCCCGCCTTCGCGTACGAGATCAGCGCAATCGAGACTGCGCTCTTCTCGCTCGACCCCACGTTTGTGAAGCCAGCCACGAACACAATCGATTTCCCTGGCTCGCAGCCTGCCAAGCCTATCAAGAAGGTTGAGGCAGACGACTTGGTGCCAATTGTCAAAAAACGCGAGGAGTTCTTCCCCTCGTCCGCTGTCTCGAAGAACAAGAAGAAGCAAGCTTctgccgcggccgccgccgcgggcAATGGCAAGTTCTCTCTTGAGCCTACCTTGATTGTCGTGCTTGCTGATCTTGATGTCTCGGTCCCTATGACCAAGGACGATGTTCCTGCCACCGTTGACCAGTTGAAGGCCAAGTACGAGGACTTCTTGGCTCGGCAGGACGAGCAGACCAGCAAGAATGTCGCTGAGGCAGAAGCCGCATTGGACAAGTTGGAATTGGAGTACAAGGCAAAAGAGGACCAGGTCAGAAAGGAGTTGGAGGAGAAGAGAGCAAAGGACCAGGCCGCCAAGGAAGCCTCCGCATCGCAATAAAAGAGCTGATGTTGCATTGAAACTCTAGTTTGAGATTTATTTAGATCTAGTTGCCCATATCACGGGGTTTGTGTCCCATAAGTAGAGTCCACATAGCCCATTCGTCCTTAAAAAGTTATACAGGAACTCACTGCTATGCATCCAACTAGCTCATACTATTCATAAAACAAACTGTAGGTTGACATCCAGTGGATGAGAACATGATAACTGTGGTTTTTGAGTGTACTTTCCCTTGAGTTCTGTGCGCATGTTCTGCAGCAAACTCAAATACGTTTGTTGAGGTTGTTGCGACATCACCTTGACAAAAGAGTAGGACATGGCACCAGTCGCCACGCCATTCTCAACGGCGTCAGCAGACGTCTGGTTGTCCTTCGACCCACTGAACATTATCACGTCTGCAGGCGAAAACTTCGTCTGCCTGACGCGCTCAGTATCCACGCCACCAGAACCAGTGGCCTTTCTGCTGACTGTCGAGGCAAGACTCTTCAAAGACGTGAACATATCACCAGTATTGCCCGTAACATACGCCATGGCTGCCTGCATGCTGTTGCTCCCAATGTCCTTCCAAACGTTCGGCTCCTTGATTATTCCCTTGGTCGAGTACATATATGGCAAGTCCAGGGCGGAACCGGAATGGCATGCGTCAATCAGGGCGGTTAGACGCACACCAGGAGCCAGAGGCTTCACAAGTATATCATGGATTTCATCATCTACAATGTGGCCATTCGTCTCAAAGTCGACGGGGTAAAGTGTGCTGTCTTTGCCGTCCTGCTCATCCCCATCGAGGTCCTCAGTCTCCCCGCCATGTCCGGAATAGTGTAGAAACAGCGAATCGTTCGGTTGGGCACCCTGCACCAACCAATGCATAGCCCGCAGAATGTTTGCTTTTGTAGGTATGCGGACGGGATCATGCTGATCATCAGTCAGGATCACCATATTCTCCTCCCTATAGCCATAGCGAGAGATCAAGAAGTTTTTGATGTTCTGCACATCGTTGATACAGCCACGCAACTCAGCACTGCTATTGAAGTAGTTGATCCCTATCAATAGCGCCTTGCGGTTGCCCGTACATTGGGAATACTGGTACTCGACGCTTCTGTTGCCCGGATCTAGGAATTGCCTTTCCTGTGGCGGCGGAGCTACGAACTCAGGGCGCGTGTATGACGCCGGGCCTTGTATGTTCGAGTAGTCCATGGAATGATTCATCTGGATGTCACTCCGCATCAGATCCCGTGGCCGTCCCTGCAGCGGAGGTCCGGGGGCTGGAAAGCCCCCCTGGTGGGGTGCATACCCCGGTGGAGGGCAAGATGGACGCTCATACTGCGCCGCGGCGTAATTATGGCTGGGAGGTGGCATGCTCGGCCGCGAGTAGCCATCGTGCGGTGGCGGCTGGTAATAGGGCTGCTGGTAGCGCTCTGGGTATGGAGGTGCATACTGCTGCTGGTACTGTGGCTGCCCATAAGGGCCCTtctgctcctgctgcttGTGGTACGTAGGACGTCCTGCACCGGGATACATCTCACGCTTATAGCAGTAATATGCGATTGAAAGGAGTGGTAGCTTCTACGCTAACTACCATAACTGGTGCAGGAGATATAGTCGAGATTTTCTCATTATATATTTTGTAAGCACCGGATCTAAGCCTTA encodes the following:
- a CDS encoding ADL272Wp (Non-syntenic homolog of Saccharomyces cerevisiae YDR508C (GNP1) and YCL025C (AGP1)), which gives rise to MNMGAKEDCSDAEKLSSEGSEPASLRQSIKPRHVFMISMATGIGTGLLVGNGKSIATAGVGGTLIGYLIIGVMVVCCMQSVGELVVAFPSLAGGFNSYGKKFIDPSLGFCVSWLFCLQWMVVLPLELVTASMTIKYWNSNLSPSLFVSAFYILICIVNFFGSGGYAEAEFIFNCVKVMVLASFIVLGIVIITGGLGNSGPIGFQYLKTPGAFNTNYNVFKATAGTLVNAAFSCGGVEFLALSAAEQNRDNMPKSIRRACRQVSIRMFVFYLLSISVVGLLVPYDSPMLMGSGSDTTHTSPYVAAIALHGVRIVPHIINAVILIAVVSVANSAMYSSSRTLHSLAEQNFAPRYFALLNKHGQPMRCLVVSAIVGLISFIAEYRDQEAVFVWLLSISGLSTIFTWTTICIAHIRFRNALKLQGQSLDTLGYRSNTGVIGSYIATAINVVVIIVQFWVSLFPLENNGKPDAVKFFQNYMAVPVAVLLYLGHKLYTNDWTPWIRTHCVDINTDRDVYAPSDDLSTKGVVKLAPAVQSARSIASSALSESPPEPISQKAHQPERPSSGS
- the MRP51 gene encoding mitochondrial 37S ribosomal protein bS1m (Syntenic homolog of Saccharomyces cerevisiae YPL118W (MRP51)), which gives rise to MSSSNLSSILRNSRIAQVPKPKGPLFSPDKKYVPTHQLIENKASTMHRQEWGMKSSIPSRSKSRYLIFDELDTQQRLTSFEAIGQYQWNRIRIQELGVVPERATAGNSFQTSADANAPSNPLFSGFSSRLSARTPLSSFFGLTSKSDAKQWKAAEKKVAALRPAFKKWLQDHHPHLIIHKDQMDPADFRKRAVEFITEIATRSSGAGGSWKVVGNGGLTYGLKGRLQQSPLGIKQNTVVEGRILQTNGMEKSVAAAGFVGNGMLGTNLRKVDYAMGDLVRTARFPFEVKQARLLENGRLLMDMSLIEPKNTARKYGYGAKENKNRTYIFQRGAVNERKISSEESAQQAEELLNILTNFEN
- the HIS3 gene encoding imidazoleglycerol-phosphate dehydratase HIS3 (Syntenic homolog of Saccharomyces cerevisiae YOR202W (HIS3)) → MSETQRAFVKRITHETQVQIALALNGGPLEIGQSILGGAKTTVAHQASSSQVINVQTGVGFLDHMIHALAKHSGWSLIVECVGDLHIDDHHTTEDCGLALGQALREAIGQVRGVKRFGTGFAPLDEALSRAVVDLSNRPYAVVDLGLRREKIGDLSTEMIPHFLQSFAESARVTLHVDCLRGTNDHHRSESAFKAVAVALRDALTRTGTDDVPSTKGVLM
- the MRM1 gene encoding Mrm1p (Syntenic homolog of Saccharomyces cerevisiae YOR201C (MRM1)), encoding MNRSFIRSLTSKVKSAVKVPHSEHLHGQNKFERNFPVFQRKKAWERDGMDKDEWFRKKYAHVHAREASRKRDAHTETSKTPQVRKRAAAPVGDAQPRRSSFKSRHAFDPLTPDPLLDRIYGRNSILLALQSNRREYFVRLLHSGNLDPQIAKLAGQLGIKVQSAQRHQLNMMTNNAVHNGLVLEAKPLYPQEINALGAVDHEAGTFELIDQWSNNGTAQKVPFLQSAKKRYPVGLYLDEVVDPHNVGAILRSAYFLGADFVAVSHRNSAPLSAAVSKTSSGALEVLPIYSVDKPLQFFERSRDEHDWVFVASHLTQGPGISSHVKNRVLPIEDMADLAQSSPVMLVVGNEGTGIRSNLQQRSDFFVQVPFGRADEPQLVDSLNVSVAAALLLRSLLS
- the IDI1 gene encoding isopentenyl-diphosphate delta-isomerase IDI1 (Syntenic homolog of Saccharomyces cerevisiae YPL117C (IDI1)), with product MSVVVQGKVVMQRVGKERMSPYAVLVKSLTQEEVLEQFPEIIPINNRPNTHSSASSGDEHKDSVFTGHDEEQIKLMNENCIIVDWDDEPIGAGTKKLCHLMENIDKGLLHRAFSVFVFSADGRLLLQQRATEKITFPDLWTNTCCSHPLCVDAEVGLKGTLEAKVQGAWTAAVRKLEHELGIPPAQTLKRGKFHFLNRIHYMAPSNGPWGEHEIDYILFYRVSDGCTLTVDPNPNEVRNSRWVTQHELKEMFANPELKFTPWFKLICQSYLFEWWGQLSDLSRVENDTQIHRMV
- the BFR1 gene encoding Bfr1p (Syntenic homolog of Saccharomyces cerevisiae YOR198C (BFR1)), translated to MSSRSNVKRPDSSVRDRKLEPLYAQLKKVDQEVTAVRKQIDEMQVGEGSQESKQKLHEQLKEIIRAQSDLKGKRQQIHDRIKQLDAQIKRKTGEVAERVGRKSAYSSGEEIRERLAQIDEEISSGGLSLVEEKLRVKEMQALNKLAKDLQQVEPVKRSIEEDRAAIAELKAKLNSLNPKEVSAQFESTQAKLNQLQSKNQVVYDQRSRLFTKRSALYSKRDEIFAQIKKIRGDFDNEFKAYKKKLDDDRIKREEEERISRVLEDKEEKMGKLQEKLIHAHKPAFAYEISAIETALFSLDPTFVKPATNTIDFPGSQPAKPIKKVEADDLVPIVKKREEFFPSSAVSKNKKKQASAAAAAAGNGKFSLEPTLIVVLADLDVSVPMTKDDVPATVDQLKAKYEDFLARQDEQTSKNVAEAEAALDKLELEYKAKEDQVRKELEEKRAKDQAAKEASASQ
- the MCA1 gene encoding Ca(2+)-dependent cysteine protease MCA1 (Syntenic homolog of Saccharomyces cerevisiae YOR197W (MCA1)), translated to MYPGAGRPTYHKQQEQKGPYGQPQYQQQYAPPYPERYQQPYYQPPPHDGYSRPSMPPPSHNYAAAQYERPSCPPPGYAPHQGGFPAPGPPLQGRPRDLMRSDIQMNHSMDYSNIQGPASYTRPEFVAPPPQERQFLDPGNRSVEYQYSQCTGNRKALLIGINYFNSSAELRGCINDVQNIKNFLISRYGYREENMVILTDDQHDPVRIPTKANILRAMHWLVQGAQPNDSLFLHYSGHGGETEDLDGDEQDGKDSTLYPVDFETNGHIVDDEIHDILVKPLAPGVRLTALIDACHSGSALDLPYMYSTKGIIKEPNVWKDIGSNSMQAAMAYVTGNTGDMFTSLKSLASTVSRKATGSGGVDTERVRQTKFSPADVIMFSGSKDNQTSADAVENGVATGAMSYSFVKVMSQQPQQTYLSLLQNMRTELKGKYTQKPQLSCSHPLDVNLQFVL